From one Xiphophorus hellerii strain 12219 chromosome 18, Xiphophorus_hellerii-4.1, whole genome shotgun sequence genomic stretch:
- the zc3h4 gene encoding zinc finger CCCH domain-containing protein 4 isoform X3 codes for MEEEEAGQDLSAAAGPGGERGEDAGGGEGGGDVAADRPRRSRDPHPSSASDDERSHRHKRKRKKEKEREREKEKRRSKKKRKAKHKRHASSDDDHSDFSDDSDYSPSEKRKYRDYSPQYTSSSHGGYGGPKKGGYMKMDKQGYSGYDDYEDDIYEGEEDEDMGEEEYDDFAKELNQYRKAKEGGRGGRGGRGRMKSLRGRGGMRGGRRGRGGSRGRGGRVGRMGGDDDGDGYGEDMEYGEEDYDNMGDDDYDDYSKELCHYKRSKDRGRGMKGGRGRGRGKGGRGMIRGAKGRSRGRGRGDMGNDGDNNCDMDNGDGGDGPGAGRRHHHEKHQDKKGKAICKYYIEGRCTWGDHCNFSHDIELPKKKELCKFYITGFCARADHCPYMHGEFPCKLFHTTGNCVNGDECMFSHEDLNDDTQELLNKMLAEDAEAGAEDEKEVEELKKQGINPLPKPPPGVGLLPTPPRPVSMDANMGVGDFGGPVVDTFGGPPGSSQVPLVGKGPPVPPPVPGPNVPVGPVHSPDGSPYPGGPPTNPGCPSPHMVPPPAGGSGASAGKKIPSLFEIKVQPTGQLAQKLAVRSQAPSSGPAQSAPPGPPGAPGAAPPRFPGPAGMMSPDSQNMGPGGAPMMGGFGCSDGGAGPPPGGGNFFNEFYNQQDGMKMEGVQEGDRFQSFPAMDDRGAPGPRDGSANGAPAGQGGISVPDFLPPAQRVLFMRIQQKQQEEEERARRMAEGGAEKSKDVEGDSGNWYSSEDEDGGSSVTSILKTLRQQTQPTQKPDGHPGDSRLQKAAAARPADPRLARDPRLARAAESAHAADGAQPAAPSSLGPPTDPRLARLAAAKVEPALVYKPPPLTAPAAEEEETERVLRDKPVPIPLDPLMGMALRDPRSQLQQFSHIKKDIVLHMPAFAKTVTWSPEDLLPIPPPKQDLLPLPPGIPPAPPADPRLTRTQPPASTQAQDPPASSSSSSSSSSSLPDFELLSRILKTVNSQTSSPPHAPTPPLALLAQPPPADKPVDPRVRKPPSDPRLQPQKSALKQPEPAPSAPTPPPAAPSTSSPPGIAPYDPRLLSAGGSGRSGAAGAQGGASVLSSISLYDPRTNKPASPGTSSGSPNSAGTEPKPSDLTAGKPKPKEPLFVRKSALDQPEPEKSSEQGTDRYNSYNRPRPKPAPSPNSASQTGLAAAGSPGAPVGAGDPAPAGVHILPVPSLFGVVKQASKAGGAGSPFGGSSPAQSDPAAAEQDNASLKDVFKGFDPTASPFCQ; via the exons atggaggaggaggaggcgggcCAGGACTTGTCTGCAGCGGCGGGACCGGGCGGAGAACGGGGCGAGGACGCCGGCGGCGGCGAAGGAGGAGGAGACGTGGCGGCGGACAGGCCTCGCCGAAGCCGAGACCCCCACCCGAGCAGCGCCTCAGACGACGAGCGCTCCCACCGCCACAAGAGGAAACGGAAGAAAGAGAAGGAACGGGAacgggaaaaagaaaagaggaggtcCAAGAAGAAACGCAAAGCCAAGCATAAA CGGCACGCTTCTTCTGATGACGATCACTCAGACTTCAGCGATGACTCTGACTACAGTCCAAGCGAGAAGAGGAAGTACAGAGATTACAGTCCGCAGTACACCTCCTCT tCTCATGGCGGCTACGGTGGGCCGAAGAAGGGCGGCTACATGAAGATGGACAAACAGGGCTACAGTGGCTATGATGACTATGAAGACGACATCTACGAGGGAGAGGAGGATGAAGACATGGGCGAGGAAGAGTATGACGACTTCGCAAAGGAGCTCAACCAGTACCGCAAGGCCAAAGAGGGCGGCCGGGGCGGAAGAG GGGGCAGAGGTCGCATGAAGAGCCTGAGAGGACGCGGGGGAATGAGGGGAGGGAGGCGGGGGAGAGGAGGAAGCCGAGGACGGGGTGGACGAGTTGGAAGGATGGGCGGAGACGACGACGGGGACGGATATGGAGAGGACATGGAG TACGGAGAGGAAGACTACGACAACATGGGGGACGATGATTATGACGACTATTCCAAAGAACTCTGCCACTACAAACGCTCTAAAGACAGAGGCAGAG GAATGAAAGGAGGCCGCGGTCGAGGCAGAgggaaaggaggaagaggaatgATCCGAGGAGCGAAGGGCCGAAGCAGAGGGCGAGGAAGAGGCGATATGGGCAACGACGGCGACAACAACTGCGACATGGACAACGGG GATGGAGGCGACGGACCAGGAGCCGGGAGGAGGCATCACCACGAAAAGCACCAGGATAAGAAAGGAAAAGCCATCTGCAAGTACTACATCGAGGGCAGATGCACCTGG ggggacCACTGCAACTTCAGCCATGACATTGAACTGCCGAAGAAGAAGGAGCTGTGTAAATTCTACATCACTGGATTCTGCGCCCGCGCCGACCACTGTCCCTACATGCATG GTGAGTTTCCATGTAAGCTGTTCCACACCACAGGAAACTGTGTGAACGGAGATGAGTGCATGTTCTCCCATGAAGACCTCAACGACGACACCCAGGAGCTGCTCAACAAG ATGCTGGCAGAAGATGCTGAGGCTGGAGCCGAGGATGaaaaggaggtggaggagctgaagaagcaggGCATCAACCCTCTTCCCAAACCCCCTCCTGGAGTCGGCCTGCTCCCCACTCCTCCCCGCCCTGTTTCCATGGACGCCAACATGGGGGTTGGTGACTTTGGCGGGCCTGTGGTTGATACCTTTGGGGGTCCTCCTGGATCCAGCCAGGTTCCTCTTGTAGGCAAAGGTCCACCGGTTCCACCGCCCGTCCCCGGACCCAACGTCCCTGTTGGTCCAGTCCACAGTCCTGATGGAAGCCCCTACCCAGGAGGACCCCCCACCAATCCTGGCTGCCCCTCCCCGCACATGGTGCCCCCGCCCGCTGGTGGGTCAGGGGCCTCAGCCGGGAAGAAGATCCCTTCGCTGTTTGAGATTAAAGTCCAGCCAACTGGACAACTGGCTCAGAAACTGGCTGTCAG AAGCCAGGCTCCCAGTAGCGGCCCGGCTCAGTCCGCACCCCCAGGACCGCCAGGCGCCCCGGGAGCCGCTCCGCCCCGCTTCCCCGGACCCGCCGGCATGATGTCCCCCGACTCGCAGAACATGGGGCCCGGCGGAGCCCCCATGATGGGAGGGTTCGGCTGCAGTGACGGAGGGGCGGGACCGCCGCCGGGAGGAGGAAACTTCTTCAACGAGTTCTACAATCAGCAGGACGGGATGAAGATGGAGGGAGTTCAGGAGG GCGACAGGTTTCAGAGTTTTCCCGCCATGGACGACAGAGGGGCGCCTGGACCCAGAGACGGTTCTGCTAACGGGGCGCCGGCCGGCCAGGGAGGCATCTCCGTGCCGGACTTCCTGCCTCCTGCCCAGCGGGTTCTGTTCATGAGGATccagcagaaacagcaggaggaggaggagcgcgCTCGCAGGATGGCCGAGGGCGGAGCAGAAAAGTCCAAAGATGTCGAAG gCGACTCGGGGAACTGGTACTCCAGTGAGGATGAGGACGGCGGCAGCAGCGTGACCTCCATCTTGAAGACGCTGCGCCAGCAGACTCAGCCGACCCAGAAACCCGACGGCCATCCCGGCGACTCCCGCCTCCAGAAGGCGGCCGCGGCTCGCCCGGCAGACCCCCGTTTGGCCCGGGACCCCCGCCTGGCGCGCGCCGCCGAGTCGGCCCACGCAGCGGATGGCGCCCAGCCGGCGGCGCCGTCGTCCCTGGGCCCGCCCACCGACCCGCGGTTAGCCAGGCTGGCAGCCGCCAAGGTGGAACCAGCGCTGGTCTACAAGCCGCCACCGCTCACCGCCCCGGCGgccgaggaggaggagacggagcgGGTCCTGCGGGACAAGCCGGTGCCGATCCCGTTGGACCCACTGATGGGCATGGCGCTCAGGGACCCGCGCTCGCAGCTGCAGCAGTTCAGCCACATCAAGAAGGACATCGTCCTGCACATGCCCGCCTTCGCCAAGACCGTCACCTGGTCGCCTGAAGACCTGCTCCCCATACCGCCGCCCAAACAGGACCTGCTGCCGCTGCCGCCCGGCATCCCACCCGCCCCCCCGGCGGACCCGCGCCTCACCAGAACCCAGCCCCCCGCCTCCACGCAGGCGCAGGACCCGcccgcctcttcctcctcctcctcctcctcttcctcgtcccTTCCAGACTTTGAGCTGCTGTCTCGCATCCTGAAGACGGTGAACTCCCAGACTTCCTCCCCACCACACGCGCCAACCCCCCCCTTGGCGCTGCTCGCTCAGCCGCCCCCTGCAGACAAACCCGTCGACCCCCGCGTACGCAAGCCTCCGTCCGACCCGCGCCTCCAGCCGCAGAAATCAGCGCTAAAGCAGCCGGAACCGGCTCCATCCGCTCCGACTCCACCTCCAGCCGCTCCGTCCACTTCCTCCCCGCCGGGCATTGCGCCCTATGACCCCCGCCTGCTGTCTGCCGGGGGGTCCGGCCGCAGCGGGGCCGCCGGGGCTCAAGGGGGCGCCAGCGTGCTCAGCAGCATCAGCCTGTATGACCCACGGACTAACAAACCGGCCAGCCCCGGTACCAGCAGCGGCTCCCCCAACTCGGCCGGCACCGAGCCCAAACCCAGCGACCTGACGGCGGGGAAACCCAAACCCAAAGAGCCGTTGTTTGTTCGGAAGTCCGCTCTGGACCAGCCGGAACCGGAAAAGAGCTCAGAGCAAGGCACCGACCGCTACAACAGCTACAACCGGCCGCGACCCAAACCCGCTCCGTCGCCGAACTCTGCCTCCCAAACGGGTCTGGCCGCCGCCGGGTCGCCAGGCGCTCCTGTGGGAGCTGGTGACCCGGCGCCGGCGGGAGTCCACATCCTGCCGGTGCCGTCGCTGTTTGGCGTGGTGAAGCAGGCGTCCAAAGCGGGCGGCGCCGGCAGCCCGTTCGGAGGAAGCAGCCCGGCGCAGTCGGATCCGGCCGCCGCCGAGCAGGACAACGCCTCGCTGAAAGACGTGTTCAAAGGCTTCGACCCCACGGCGTCGCCTTTCTGCCAGTAA